Proteins found in one Rhodobacteraceae bacterium D3-12 genomic segment:
- a CDS encoding MFS transporter encodes MFRVLASSWALLLGMMLLMVGNGLQGTLLGVRGGMEGFSNYEMSVVMSAYFVGFLGGSYLAPGMIRRVGHVRVFAALASFISAVLILYATWANPWVWALLRVIIGFGFSGVYVTAESWLNNSATNDTRGKALSLYMMVQMIGIVVAQGLLLVADPGGFILFVIPSVLVSISFAPILLSISPTPAFESSKPVSLLALYRISPLGCVGMLLLGAIFSAQFGMSAVYGGQANLSLGQISMFVSSFYIGATLFQYPLGWVSDRMDRRVLIFLVAALGATGALLGAIFSGGFTALLISAFVIGGTSNPLYSLLIAYTNDFVEVDDMASVSGGLVFINGLGAIAGPMATGWSMEVFGPRGYFYFLGVMLVAMAAYAAWRMTRRAAPSVEDTSGYAPVSMSTSPVAVEWAVEEGLEDDTITTEA; translated from the coding sequence ATGTTCAGAGTTTTGGCATCCTCATGGGCTTTGCTGCTTGGAATGATGCTCTTGATGGTCGGGAACGGTCTTCAGGGCACGTTGCTGGGTGTGCGCGGCGGCATGGAGGGCTTCTCCAACTACGAGATGTCGGTGGTGATGTCGGCTTACTTTGTTGGCTTCCTTGGCGGGTCTTACCTTGCGCCGGGGATGATCCGGCGGGTGGGGCATGTGCGGGTGTTTGCGGCGCTGGCCTCGTTCATTTCGGCGGTGCTGATCCTTTATGCGACATGGGCGAACCCGTGGGTCTGGGCCTTGTTGCGGGTGATCATCGGCTTTGGCTTTTCTGGGGTCTATGTCACGGCGGAAAGCTGGCTGAACAACTCGGCCACGAATGACACGCGCGGCAAGGCGCTGTCGCTTTATATGATGGTTCAGATGATCGGGATCGTCGTGGCACAGGGCTTGCTTCTGGTGGCCGATCCGGGCGGGTTTATCCTGTTTGTCATTCCCTCGGTGCTGGTTTCGATCTCGTTCGCGCCGATTTTGTTGTCGATTTCACCAACGCCCGCCTTTGAAAGCTCCAAGCCCGTGAGCTTGTTGGCGCTCTACCGCATTTCTCCCCTTGGTTGTGTCGGCATGCTCTTGCTGGGCGCGATATTCTCGGCCCAGTTCGGGATGAGCGCGGTTTATGGCGGGCAGGCGAATTTGAGCCTTGGGCAGATTTCGATGTTCGTGTCGTCGTTTTATATCGGAGCGACCCTGTTTCAATATCCGCTTGGCTGGGTATCGGACCGGATGGACCGGCGGGTTTTGATCTTCCTTGTGGCGGCATTGGGCGCCACGGGGGCGCTGCTTGGCGCGATCTTTAGCGGCGGGTTCACCGCGCTTCTGATTTCGGCCTTTGTGATCGGAGGGACATCAAACCCGCTTTATTCATTGCTGATTGCCTATACCAACGACTTTGTCGAAGTCGACGACATGGCGTCGGTTTCGGGCGGGTTGGTGTTTATCAACGGCTTGGGCGCGATTGCCGGTCCGATGGCAACTGGGTGGAGCATGGAGGTGTTCGGGCCGCGGGGGTATTTCTATTTCCTCGGGGTGATGCTGGTTGCGATGGCGGCCTATGCGGCGTGGCGGATGACCCGGCGTGCGGCGCCTTCTGTTGAGGATACAAGCGGTTACGCCCCGGTCAGCATGTCGACCTCTCCGGTTGCAGTGGAATGGGCCGTGGAGGAAGGCTTGGAGGATGACACAATAACCACAGAGGCCTGA